In bacterium, the DNA window GCTTTTGCAAGCGCTGCATTATTAATATGCAAAAAGGTTAAGGCTTTGGTTGCATGATGTTTGATTGTAGGATTTTTGCCGTTTGCAAAATCATCAGCATACTTTGGTGCTAATCTTTTGTACTCTGCGATATTTTTATACGGTTGAGTGGTAGCCTGGATGGCAAGGCCTGTGGTGGCTACCAGGAAGATTCCCAGCAACGACTTTATACGATTGTGTGCTTTCATTTCTTTCTCCTCAAATTCTTGGGTTAATCGGTCTTTTTCTTCTAAAACTAAACAAATTTCTATGTGTCAATTTTAATTATAAAAAGCTGACACATAGAAAGTCAATAATTTTAGAATGAAAAACCTGCTTTACCCCAAACGGCATATTGTTCGACCGAGGAATTTTTAGGCGCAAATTCATAATAACCGCCAACGCCTATCGATGTTGGATAGCAGTCATTGATCTTGCATTTGTACGCAACACCTGCCGACAATTTATGAGTAATTTGTGATGGGGTTTTGGCGGCATCAACGTCAAGGTTGTCTGCAGTAAAGAATTCATCGCCAATCACAGCAAACCGATCAACTGCGCTCTCTGAGTCTTGTCCTGGTTTAACAATACCAACTTGGCCGATCAAATCGTCAGTGTTTTTGACCCAGAGCGATTCTTGGTCTTTCCAGTACAAGTTGTAGCCAATTTCAACCACACAATGCTTGTTTTGGAATGAAAGGTTGAGTAATGCATCGATTTGGCTGTTTGGTTGGACGCGCATGTCGCGGGTCAAAACGTTGGCAAGAGGGAAAAATGGCTTATTAACTTGGCCATTGCGAGCACCAAGGTAGTAGTGGCTCAATGGTTCTGAGTTGCCATCGGTAACGTTTTTAAGCCCGATGGTACGTGTTTCGGTGCCTTCAAACAAATATGAGTAGTTTAAGCAGCCGTCAACGCGTAATTTGCCTTGTTCGCCAGACCATACTTGTGCGCCGGCATAGATGTTGGCGCCAAGGCCTACATGGTGGCCGTTGCCATAAACTGGTTCAAAAAGATAGGTACCGCGTACTTTTGAGCCGGTTGGGATGGTAACAAATACTGAAACGAAAGCATGCGCTGTATCAGATTGGAAGTATTTGTAACCAAGTGCCAGGTCAAGGTCAGCAATTCCTGTTTTGCTACGGTCGCCGTCAATTTTGCCAAAAGCAAGTGGGACTTGTTGGTTTAGCTCGCCAGTTGTTACGTTAACGTTACCAGCAAAAAAGTCTGCCAGGTCGTAGCTATCGTTGGTTTCGCTTTCAACAAGGACTTCATTGCCATCATTAATAGTCATTTCCATGTCGGTTTCAACATGAATGATGGGCATGCTTGCTTTGAAAAACAAGTTTTTGATTGGGGCATTGATATCTTGAATGTAGTCCAAACGGAAACCAAATACTTCGCGTTCTGGATTGAACGTAACATTGCCTCTAACAAATTGTGTGCTTTCGCCTCCGATGGCATGAATCAAATGGCTGCCGTCTATTTCAACACCATCTGTTGCTGGGTTGCCAACCGCAAAGCCGTTAGTGCCATTACCAAAACCAAAGTAAGCACCAAGATCGTCATCGTTGGTCGATGCTTGCCAAAAACCAGTTATTTGAACGTGGCTGTTGATGCCATGCTTTTCTTTGTGTTGTTTGAAAAAGTGTGAATGCCAAGTTGTCCATTCCATAGCGCTGTCAACGTTGGTTGGTCGTGGCATTAAAAATGTTTTACCTGAATATTGGCGGTCGTTGTCGGCATACAAGCTGCCGACGCACAATGCTAAAAGTGCGAGTATGCGAAGATGTATTTTCATTATCTTTCCTTCTCCTTTTTGAATAGAACCTTTCTCCGTGCAGCCTTGAATATTTGCGTGATAATATTCTGGTACTGCGTACTTTACTACTTCGATCTGAGGTTATACAAAGGTTTTGGGGAGTGCAATATTTTTTATAAAAAATTGCTTTTTTGTTTGTTGATACGTATTTTTTGTTTTATTCTGATGTAACATCCCGATCGTGCTGAGCTTAGCCTGCCCGTCGTAGCTCGCAGAGCGTAGTCGGGTCGAAGCATGTGAAGTCAGGGCTTCAAAGTTCAAGGTAGCTTGAAGAAGAACAAAAAAGTTAGTTATGAAAAATCAGAGGCTGTAAGAAAAATTTATGTTATAGTGGTTCGGTAGAGAGTTTTTTTAAAAAAAGATGGAAATTATGAATTATCAAGATATAGAGCCATACCGAAAAGATCTTATAAAAATTATCTTCCACTATTTCCCATCGTGCCAAATATATCTTTTTGGATCACGAGCAACGCAAACTAATAACCCACATTCAGATATTGATTTGGCGATTGATTGTGGCCGCGTGGTGCCATTGCACGATCTTTCTGCTTTGATTGAGGCCATTGACGGACTTAATATTCCGTTTTACGTTGATATTGTTGATGTACGTAATACATCGCCGGTAATGGTTGAGCAAATTAATAAATGTGGGATTTTATGGAAATAATGACAGGAATTGAAAAATTAATTATTAAACAAACAACAACCTTACAAGCGTTGGCAAGACTTAAAGAAGAATTAGAAACTTTAAGTAAGCTTGATAATAGTTCATCTGGTGATCAAAAATTAATACGTACCTATCGTAATTCTGTAACCAAACTTTTTGAAATTTCATTCGATCTCTTTTGGAAATATGTTAAAGAATACCTTTGGGGCATGCACGGCATTGATCAACAATCTCCCAAAAATGTATTTCGCGAATGTTTTAAGCTTGACTTTGTCAGTCAGGCAGAAACAACTCAGCTCTTAACGATGGTTGATGAACGCAATAAGTTGGTTCATACCTACAATGAAGAAGTGGCAATTCTTATCTCGTACAACATTCCTCAGTATTATAACTTGATGAATCAGTTGCTTGATGCTATGAAAGTTTAAGATAATAATTGAGGTCCGCATGATCAGCAGGGCAAAAAAGATATTTGGTGATCAATTGATAATTTTATGTTTTGATAAACCCACCAATTCCTTGCGCGGTAATTTTGTCTGCCAACGGAAATGTTGCATGATGCGGATGTACCACATACAAATGGTCTAGTTTAAGATCTTGTAATGCGATTGTCATGGATGGGGTGTCGGTATATTTAATTTCAAAACCAAGTCGCTTACCATCTTTTATAATTAAAAGATCAAGTTCAGCACCGCTTTGCGTTGCCCAAAAAAAACATTCTTCAGGTTGTGCATGATACGTTTTGATAATTTCTTCGAGCACAAAACCTTCCCACGAAGGGCCAAGCCGCGGGTAAACTTGCAATGCTGCATTGTCATTGATGCCCAAAAGTGCATGCAGCAGGCCGCTGTCGCGCAGATAAATTTTGGGCGATTTTACTGATACGTATTTTTTGTTTTTTCTGATTTTCTTTTTGTTCCTTTTCTAGCGAGCATTGCTCTTTTAGTACTAATTTTTTTAGCTTTTTTTACAATCTCTGCTTTTTTCATAACTAACTTTTTTTGTTTTGCCCCTTCGAGACGCCTCGCTCCTCAGGGTGAGCGGGAGCGCTTTTCTTTCTTTTAATCCGTGCGCCCTGTTTGCCCGTCGCAGCTTTAGCGAAGTCGGG includes these proteins:
- a CDS encoding nucleotidyltransferase domain-containing protein, which codes for MNYQDIEPYRKDLIKIIFHYFPSCQIYLFGSRATQTNNPHSDIDLAIDCGRVVPLHDLSALIEAIDGLNIPFYVDIVDVRNTSPVMVEQINKCGILWK
- a CDS encoding nucleotidyltransferase substrate binding protein, with product MEIMTGIEKLIIKQTTTLQALARLKEELETLSKLDNSSSGDQKLIRTYRNSVTKLFEISFDLFWKYVKEYLWGMHGIDQQSPKNVFRECFKLDFVSQAETTQLLTMVDERNKLVHTYNEEVAILISYNIPQYYNLMNQLLDAMKV
- a CDS encoding DUF4143 domain-containing protein, whose product is MRKNKKYVSVKSPKIYLRDSGLLHALLGINDNAALQVYPRLGPSWEGFVLEEIIKTYHAQPEECFFWATQSGAELDLLIIKDGKRLGFEIKYTDTPSMTIALQDLKLDHLYVVHPHHATFPLADKITAQGIGGFIKT